The following coding sequences lie in one Nakaseomyces glabratus chromosome K, complete sequence genomic window:
- the ABD1 gene encoding mRNA (guanine-N7)-methyltransferase (CAGL0K07051g~Ortholog(s) have mRNA (guanine-N7-)-methyltransferase activity and role in 7-methylguanosine mRNA capping, RNA 5'-cap (guanine-N7)-methylation, cellular response to drug, mRNA methylation): protein MSVKPEKPVWMSQEDYDRQYGTVGDGENKTAIVEKTTITTQSSSNVVVGEASKTSSDIGANKIQKRKRHDDFALEEKKRRERERRLREEQLKEHEIKLTAEKITNVNNLVREHYNERTYIANRTKRNQSPIIKLRNFNNAIKFMLIDKFTHTGDVVLELGCGKGGDLRKYGAAGISQFIGIDISNASIQEAHKRYQSMKNLDFQAILITGDCFGESLGVAVEPFPECRFPCDVVSTQFCLHYAFETEEKARRALLNVSKSLKVGGRFFGTIPDSEFLRYKLNKIGKDVQEPKWGNQIYSIKFSNNDYHENGNEFPSPYGQMYTFWLEDAIDNVPEYVVPFETLRSLADEYGMELILQMPFNQFFVQEIPKWVNRFSPKMREGLTRSDGKYGVEGIEKEPAAYLYTVFAFKKVREHVE, encoded by the coding sequence ATGTCTGTGAAACCTGAGAAGCCCGTTTGGATGTCCCAGGAGGACTATGATAGACAATATGGTACAGTTGGAGATGGCGAGAATAAAACAGCTATTGTGGAAAAAACAACTATTACAACTCAATCTAGCAGTAATGTAGTTGTAGGAGAAGCATCAAAAACAAGCAGTGATATTGGCGCCaataaaattcaaaaacGTAAGAGACATGATGATTTCGCATtggaagagaagaagaggcGTGAAAGAGAGAGAAGACTGAGAGAAGAACAACTGAAGGAACATGAGATTAAATTGACAGCTGAAAAGATTACAAACGTCAATAACTTAGTGCGCGAGCATTACAACGAGAGAACCTATATAGCAAATCGAACAAAGAGAAACCAATCCCCAATTATCAAGCTTCgaaattttaataatgCAATCAAGTTTATGCTAATTGATAAGTTTACACATACAGGTGATGTTGTTCTAGAATTGGGCTGCGGTAAAGGTGGTGATTTAAGAAAATACGGAGCTGCAGGAATTTCACAATTCAttggtattgatatttcaaaTGCCTCCATTCAAGAAGCCCATAAAAGGTACCAATCTATGAAAAATCTTGATTTTCAGGCCATTCTTATAACTGGAGATTGTTTTGGGGAATCTCTTGGTGTAGCGGTTGAACCATTTCCAGAATGTCGCTTCCCTTGTGATGTTGTTTCCACCCAATTCTGTTTGCATTATGCATTTGAGACCGAGGAAAAGGCGAGAAGAGCTTTATTAAATGTGTCTAAATCTTTGAAGGTTGGCGGTAGATTTTTTGGTACCATACCAGACTCTGAGTTTCTCCGTTATAAATTGAATAAGATTGGTAAAGACGTTCAGGAACCCAAGTGGGGAAACCAAATATACAGTATCAAATTTTCCAATAATGATTATCATGAAAATGGAAACGAATTTCCATCGCCATATGGCCAAATGTATACATTTTGGTTAGAAGATGCAATTGACAATGTTCCCGAGTATGTGGTTCCATTTGAGACACTAAGAAGTCTTGCAGATGAATATGGTATGGAACTGATTCTTCAAATGCCATTTAATCAGTTTTTTGTACAAGAGATACCTAAATGGGTAAATAGATTTTCTCCAAAGATGAGAGAAGGTCTAACAAGATCTGACGGTAAGTATGGTGTTGAAGGCATAGAGAAAGAACCAGCTGCTTATCTATATACAGTATTTGCTTTCAAAAAAGTAAGAGAACATGTTGAGTAA
- the PRP5 gene encoding DEAD-box RNA helicase PRP5 (CAGL0K07029g~Ortholog(s) have RNA-dependent ATPase activity and nucleus localization), with protein sequence MTSIDKQKERLEKLARWKQKKSESKAVLNTQNVNTNSQSSNQNNVSDIENKLEKVKAWKKRKLEVKSDQQTPPATQSEINHTSSVRLEENIQGIKRKKRQKRVSNVFDEVKPINSTPTNDAQLSESDILEKVDLNTEDPLDSFFGNIETTEEFHFEVIDNKVNNDELLDEDNSKFDALQKEQKKLAKAKKNKNKKLLTPVNFRNIDLDPISKCLYNEPEEIKSYTEDEIADLRLDLDNIKIEGKDCPRPVTKWSQLGIPYDIIRFIKDVFSYKSLTPIQTQTIPAIMSGRDVIGISKTGSGKTISYLLPMIRHVKAQKKLRNGETGPIAVIFAPTRELAVQINEEVQKLISDLDISSICCTGGSDLKKQIDKLKTGVEIAIATPGRFIDLLSLNGGNLVSTLRISFVVMDEADRLFDFGFEPQIASVLRTVRPDRQCVLFSATFPSKVSNFASRFLDSPLQITVNAEGMVNERINQKFTICSDESDKFKELLSLLKVFNSETVDEKTIIFVSSQQICDIIEKRLTDYSEKLYSIHAGRPYNERRQNLELFKKTSNSILLCTEVMSRGLNVPEVSRVILYNSAKTFAQYVHSTGRTARGTREGTSISLLLPNELSSAYILNKAMRDKDFSECPVKEVKNLKQMAQKFEDGLKSGKYKLSTGLGGKGLENMDNSKETSNNDLDEQLKHQDNISISQEADLPDDFKFDTSVETVTNADGTIATVCKFVVNDLPQLVRWEMTKNTSISNMIRETGCSITLRGRYYPPSNVTNDNNTEPKLYLLIEATDDKAVRHCVDLLKDNARVGFMKATSESLRNTKY encoded by the coding sequence ATGACTAGTATAGATAAACAGAAGGAGAGGTTAGAGAAATTAGCTCGTTGGAAGCAGAAGAAGTCTGAATCCAAAGCAGTTTTGAACACGCAGAACGTAAATACTAACAGCCAATCATCGAATCAGAATAATGTCTCagatatagaaaataaactaGAGAAGGTCAAGGcttggaagaagaggaaattAGAGGTTAAATCGGACCAACAAACACCACCTGCTACACAAAGTGAAATAAACCATACCTCGAGTGTGCGACTAGAAGAGAACATACAAGGAATTAAACGGAAGAAAAGACAGAAGAGAGTTTCCAATGTCTTTGATGAAGTGAAGCCCATCAATAGTACTCCAACAAATGATGCACAACTATCAGAATCCGACATACTCGAAAAAGTTGACTTAAATACTGAAGATCCACTTGATAGCTTCTTTGGCAATATTGAAACAACAGAAGAGTTTCATTTTGAGgttattgataataaagTGAATAATGATGAGTTACTTGATGAAGACAACTCAAAATTTGACGCTTTACAGAaggaacaaaaaaaattagccAAAGctaagaagaacaaaaacaagaaactCCTTACACCTGTAAATTTTAGGAATATTGACTTAGATCCTATATCTAAATGTTTATATAATGAACCAGAGGAGATCAAGTCATAtacagaagatgaaattgcaGACTTAAGGTTAGACCTCGATAACATCAAAATTGAAGGTAAAGATTGTCCAAGACCAGTTACTAAGTGGTCTCAACTTGGTATTCCCTATGATATTATCCGATTTATTAAGGATGTGTTTAGTTACAAATCATTAACTCCTATTCAAACACAAACTATACCGGCTATTATGAGTGGCAGGGATGTAATTGGTATCTCCAAGACTGGATCTGGTAAAACAATTTCATACCTGCTGCCGATGATCAGACATGTCAAGGCTCAAAAGAAGTTACGAAATGGAGAAACTGGTCCAATTGCTGTAATATTTGCTCCGACAAGGGAGCTGGCGGTGCAAATTAATGAAGAAgttcaaaaattaatatcAGACTTGGATATTTCTAGCATTTGTTGTACTGGAGGGTCtgatttgaagaaacaaatcgacaaattgaaaacagGTGTTGAAATAGCTATTGCAACACCTGGTAGATTCATAGATCTGCTATCATTGAACGGAGGAAATCTAGTATCTACACTAAGAATATCATTTGTTGTCATGGATGAAGCGGATAgactttttgattttggaTTTGAGCCTCAAATTGCCAGTGTATTACGAACTGTTCGACCAGATAGACAGTGTGTTTTATTCAGCGCTACATTTCCGAGCAAAGTGAGCAATTTTGCCTCTCGTTTTCTTGATTCTCCCTTACAAATCACTGTTAATGCAGAGGGCATGGTTAATGAGAGAATCAATCAGAAGTTTACAATATGTTCTGACGAATCAGATAAATTTAAAGAATTACTATCGTTACTGAAAGTTTTTAACAGTGAGACAGTGGATGAGAAAACTATAATATTTGTATCAAGTCAGCAGATATGTGACATTATTGAGAAGAGATTAACCGATTACTCggaaaaattatattcAATTCATGCTGGAAGGCCATATAACGAGAGAAGACAAAATTTAGAGCTTTTTAAGAAAACTAGTAACTCAATTCTGTTGTGCACTGAGGTCATGTCGCGGGGACTAAATGTACCTGAAGTTTCAAGAGTGATACTATATAATTCTGCAAAAACATTTGCGCAATACGTTCACTCAACTGGTAGAACTGCAAGAGGAACTAGAGAAGGTACGTCAATCAGTTTGTTATTACCAAATGAGTTAAGCTCCGCTTATATCCTAAATAAAGCTATGCGGGATAAAGATTTCTCTGAGTGTCCGGTAAAGGAGGTTAAAAACTTAAAACAAATGGCCCAAAAGTTTGAGGATGGGTTGAAATCAGGCAAATACAAACTTTCTACAGGTTTGGGTGGGAAAGGTCTTGAAAATATGGATAACAGTAAGGAAACAAGCAACAACGATTTAGATGAACAGTTAAAACACCAAGATAACATATCGATAAGCCAGGAGGCAGATTTACCAGatgatttcaaatttgataCTTCTGTGGAAACTGTTACAAATGCCGATGGAACAATTGCAACAGTATGTAAATTTGTTGTAAATGATCTCCCACAACTAGTAAGGTGGGAAATGACCAAAAATACCTCTATTAGCAATATGATCCGTGAAACTGGATGCAGTATCACTTTACGAGGACGTTATTATCCACCATCCAATGTTACCAACGATAATAATACTGAACCGAAGCTATATTTGCTAATTGAAGCGACTGATGATAAAGCTGTACGGCATTGTGTAGATTTACTGAAAGATAATGCAAGGGTGGGATTCATGAAGGCAACTTCGGAAAGCTTAAGAAATactaaatattaa
- the ARC40 gene encoding Arc40p (CAGL0K07095g~Ortholog(s) have ubiquitin binding activity), giving the protein MSDNSVLKVFKLVKAPIYSHCFSADRSVLAISCEANCLIYRVGGPTPQLVATLANHDKLVTAVDISPHGRIVTCSQDRNAYVWEPLSDGSYKPTLVLLRINRAATSVSWAPSGYKFAVGSSARIIAVCYYEHENNWWVSKHIKKPIKSTINCLSWHTNGVLLAAGGTDGYMRVFSGFIKGLDSKESVAGSPWGDKFPFGSLVKEWYQGSYIHDVKWRSSQEQIAFVTHDAKLNIVDSQNGYEFTDSPDGLPFKALVWINDNEILCGGYSCHPVLFSKSSQGWKFSKNIDKIGAKTPTPQVGGEDEDENPTFGMSALKKFKELDLKGKVSVEVQESAHENTITELAPFAESNGQVTEVSSCGLDGKIVIYRI; this is encoded by the coding sequence ATGTCTGATAATTCTGTTCTAAAAGTTTTCAAGCTCGTCAAGGCCCCTATCTATTCCCACTGTTTCTCGGCGGATAGATCTGTACTAGCCATTTCATGTGAGGCTAACTGTTTGATTTATCGTGTTGGTGGTCCAACGCCTCAATTGGTGGCTACTTTGGCAAATCATGACAAACTGGTCACTGCCGTTGATATCTCTCCTCATGGTAGGATTGTGACTTGTTCACAAGACCGTAACGCCTACGTGTGGGAGCCATTGAGTGATGGATCATACAAGCCAACCTTGGTATTACTACGTATCAACAGAGCTGCTACATCTGTCTCTTGGGCTCCAAGTGGTTACAAGTTTGCCGTGGGCTCAAGTGCTCGCATAATCGCTGTCTGTTACTATGAGCATGAAAACAACTGGTGGGTGTCAAAGCATATCAAGAAGCCTATAAAATCTACCATCAATTGCCTCTCTTGGCATACGAACGGGGTTTTGCTTGCCGCTGGTGGTACTGACGGTTACATGCGTGTTTTCTCTGGTTTCATTAAAGGGTTGGACTCAAAGGAGTCGGTTGCTGGATCGCCATGGGGTGATAAATTCCCATTCGGTTCCTTGGTCAAAGAATGGTATCAAGGTTCGTACATTCATGACGTTAAATGGAGAAGTTCCCAGGAACAAATTGCGTTTGTTACCCACGATGCTAAATTAAACATTGTTGATTCTCAAAATGGATATGAGTTTACGGACTCTCCAGATGGTTTACCATTCAAAGCTTTGGTGTGGATTAATGACAATGAAATTTTGTGTGGTGGTTACTCTTGTCATCctgttttattttcaaagtcGTCTCAGGGATGGAAGTTTTCCAAGAACATTGACAAGATTGGTGCAAAGACTCCTACCCCTCAAGTTGGTGGTGAGGACGAGGATGAAAATCCAACATTTGGTATGTCGGCcttgaagaaatttaaGGAATTGGATTTGAAGGGTAAAGTTAGTGTAGAAGTCCAAGAATCGGCTCACGAAAACACTATTACCGAATTAGCACCATTTGCTGAGTCTAACGGCCAAGTCACAGAGGTCAGTTCTTGTGGTCTAGACGGtaaaattgttatttaCAGAATCTAA
- a CDS encoding uncharacterized protein (CAGL0K07007g~Ortholog(s) have mRNA binding activity and role in aerobic respiration, filamentous growth of a population of unicellular organisms in response to neutral pH, single-species biofilm formation on inanimate substrate), which produces MFRFAQPANVLKGKAPSQIVPPHPKTNSFVHPSAHPLKFNPNSAMTVEVPTHQNGPASNNQYNGNHSRPHFKNQFSSRNSSFTNVMNYGKNHGNNNMSPDSPWYNEVVAFEDCVSQTLYMSQTPRRSNMRNNGNNNMNNGRRTEHPNTQANPLFWDSIGRAMGLYHDLINTPELNSDRVSKLVHLLHNGLRANRNQLTRMNKKPDYDSQSFHKEMTNYLCKSLREISEDVLNGKVELNEYGAMHLITAFKELLLFQEAVNIWKSAINGSNNYTSNIFLNPRVVGVILPILYENGVSYPEIQSLYEKSSSMINYFHPNLSVGMIRASLSASENQMALKLFQKLCEESTEMKYGYLIETHLSFIGECKDLNVAQAFFDKALNDEMPYKIDLQVSYVKSFLKNIWSQTGDFNHIYQIWYKSSLHYGRHVNHGISSSLNDTFFDIFFENYANDKVQGFPMLQNIIQNYHNMKNIDEPFFNIILAKCTVWHDRTILEYIDNSYDAFNIPKTIVAYRILLKSMGSIDDVTTQEILQRWINLICKSDEIGQRFIANADWAALRDATVTWTQRNRGISSSSPMSAVNSLAPSTTNTPSPSLSPIPDRDTLSSARNTPNKIWSGTPVPPPSTEMDFYSHPAFQAANASGAFDDMASATVNPTPRKNFTNGIVPNTPQPIDDRMVLYLKIVKRYSPFCRDSRQLARLTTGTAVKYSVLQEVLNQFQSLNVNDIPVPELRNLKPTCV; this is translated from the coding sequence ATGTTTAGATTTGCTCAACCAGCGAATGTATTAAAGGGTAAAGCACCATCCCAAATAGTTCCACCGCATCCAAAGACAAACTCATTCGTTCACCCAAGTGCTCATCCACTGAAGTTCAATCCAAATAGTGCAATGACAGTAGAAGTACCAACACACCAAAATGGCCCTGCCTCAAACAATCAATACAACGGTAACCACAGCAGACCACACTTCAAAAATCAATTCAGCTCGCGCAATAGTTCTTTTACAAATGTTATGAATTATGGCAAGAATCATGGGAACAATAACATGTCACCTGATTCACCATGGTATAATGAAGTAGTTGCTTTTGAAGATTGTGTGTCTCAGACTCTGTATATGTCACAAACTCCTAGAAGATCAAACATGAGGAACAATGGTAACAATAACATGAATAATGGTAGACGCACAGAGCATCCTAATACACAAGCGAATCCATTATTTTGGGATTCTATCGGCAGAGCAATGGGCTTGTACCATGATTTAATCAATACCCCAGAATTGAACTCCGACCGTGTGTCTAAACTAGTCCATTTACTCCACAATGGTTTGAGAGCTAACAGAAATCAGCTGACAAGAATGAACAAGAAGCCTGACTATGATTCACAATCCTTTCATAAGGAAATGACCAATTACTTGTGTAAATCATTGAGGGAAATATCGGAAGACGTCTTAAATGGTAAAGTTGAACTTAATGAATACGGTGCCATGCACCTAATTACCGCATTTAAAGAACTTCTCTTGTTTCAAGAAGCAGTAAATATATGGAAGTCAGCTATAAATGGGTCCAACAACTACACCTCAAACATATTCTTGAATCCAAGAGTGGTTGGTGTTATTCTGCCAATTTTGTATGAAAATGGAGTATCTTATCCTGAAATTCAATCTTTATATGAAAAGTCTTCCTCCATGATTAACTACTTCCATCCAAATTTGTCCGTAGGTATGATCAGAGCATCTTTATCAGCAAGTGAGAATCAAATGGCATTGAAACTGTTCCAAAAGTTATGCGAAGAATCCACTGAAATGAAATACGGTTATTTAATTGAAACTCATTTATCATTTATTGGTGAATGTAAAGATCTAAATGTTGCTCAGGCGTTTTTTGATAAAGCATTAAATGATGAAATGCCATACAAGATTGATTTGCAAGTATCATATGTCAAGtcctttttgaaaaatatctgGAGTCAAACAGGTGACTTCAATCACATCTATCAGATTTGGTATAAATCATCACTCCATTATGGTAGACATGTTAATCATGGTATctcatcttctttgaatgatactttctttgatatatttttcgAGAACTATGCCAATGATAAAGTCCAGGGTTTCCCAATGTTACAAAACATTATTCAAAATTATCAcaatatgaaaaatattgatgaaccctttttcaatattattctCGCCAAATGTACTGTGTGGCATGATAGAACAATATTGGAGTATATCGACAATAGTTATGATGCTTTCAACATTCCAAAGACTATTGTTGCATACAGAATTTTGTTAAAGTCAATGGGCTCAATTGATGACGTAACTACCCAGGAAATTTTGCAAAGATGGATCAACTTAATTTGTAAATCCGACGAAATTGGCCAAAGGTTTATTGCTAATGCCGATTGGGCAGCACTGAGAGATGCGACCGTTACCTGGACTCAGCGCAACAGAGGCATATCATCTTCTTCCCCAATGAGTGCAGTGAACAGTCTTGCTCCAAGTACAACAAATACTCCTTCACCTTCTTTATCTCCTATTCCTGATCGTGATACTTTATCTAGCGCTCGAAACACACCAAATAAGATCTGGTCTGGTACACCAGTTCCACCACCATCAACAGAAATGGACTTCTACTCACATCCAGCATTCCAAGCCGCTAATGCTTCTGGTGcatttgatgatatggCTAGTGCAACTGTCAATCCAACCCCTAGAAAAAATTTTACTAATGGTATTGTACCAAACACCCCTCAACCAATTGACGACAGAATGGTACTTTATCTGAAGATTGTCAAGCGGTACTCACCATTTTGCCGTGACTCCAGACAACTAGCTAGATTGACAACAGGCACTGCTGTAAAATACTCTGTTTTACAAGAAGTTTTGAATCAATTCCAATCATTAAACGTTAACGACATTCCTGTTCCTGAATTGAGAAATCTGAAGCCAACCTGTGTTTAA
- the VHC1 gene encoding Vhc1p (CAGL0K07073g~Ortholog(s) have L-arginine transmembrane transporter activity, potassium:chloride symporter activity), with protein sequence MRASKFYDLPGAHRPSPRDSVNESSSLIGEFQRRTSTSSYNYYSTPSGKAHKVSSRYDPDNPNKDKLGTFDGVFIPTALNVLSILMFLRFGFILGQLGILSTLGLLVLSYSINLLTTLSISAISTNGTVRGGGAYYMISRSLGPEFGGSIGLVFFLGQVFNSGMNAVGLVEPLLYNFGANKNLSDNLSAGVIWPLLPQGEVYSFIYATTILFICLMVALVGSQTVSRAGNILFFILFASIISIPISLLFKLPFTEGFVKYTGPSWKTFKNNLFPHFTKGAAGSLLKGKENFSDIFGVFFPATAGIFAGAGMSSELRKPSKSIPKGTLWGLLFTIICYSVVVMSMGCSIPRNTLYKELQVIQSVSVVQWLIFSGELATSLFSIIVGMVGAAYILVAIAKDSIFPGLKVFNKHPLSALLFTWFSTQLCLFLDVNKIANFITMTFLMTFAVMNLACFLLSISSAPNFRPSFKYFNRYTALFGTISSVIAMLIVDGLSASELISAMTILFLLIHYFCPPKSWGDVSQNLIYHQVRKYLLRLKQDNIKYWRPQILLFVDDPRSSWNLILFCNHLKKGGLYILGHVTVVNNFQKQLDNIKKQQKAWMKIRDITKIKAFVQIGTGPSLNWGVRNVFLGSGLGGMKPNITVLGAYYLKNYKNKGPESGSASLSQSRISMNSLKAIKSQKMIDAKMNLPTALPTDAYENKVKVTPTQWVQMIEDLSLMQSNIAIAHGFRDLDIPQRDGIKQASKRVIDLYPIQMCGKLESDGNRPSLVSTNLDTYTLILQLGAILVTVPDWKETHVLRVILFAENVNTVKNDIENMQKLLDVLRIQAEVIAVTLDQFRVYNTIVHGEPSAFEYVNRVLEDDDWWNDLVDARRTLNPKRRFSTADGGITGNKTIKTEKYKVAGLQKLGVNLKLSSSVPNQQIISPYESEISDTESTTTSKPTSTSTLTLNGLFRNQNGIYHKNDRRVMSHNLDSSSGKKTLPVFSTGKLPKTKVLEDGIGDKPTLIPVIDTNDPNERQSRKQDLPELSPLNSNESLVKLMENIKFDDLPSRAQHLILNDVMINLSKHSSLLFSTLPLPQLGTHKDETASMEYIENLDIWLDGLPPTMLINAQMMTVTTAL encoded by the coding sequence ATGAGAGCAAGCAAATTCTATGATTTGCCGGGGGCTCATCGACCTTCACCTAGGGATAGTGTCAATGAATCAAGCTCTTTAATTGGGGAATTTCAAAGGAGAACTTCAACATCTTCATACAACTATTACTCTACACCATCTGGTAAAGCTCATAAAGTTTCGTCACGATATGATCCAGATAACCCCAACAAGGACAAATTAGGTACTTTTGATGGTGTGTTCATTCCAACAGCACTTAACGTGCTTTCAATTCTGATGTTCTTAAGATTTGGTTTTATTCTGGGACAGTTGGGAATACTGAGTACTTTAGGCCTACTTGTGCTAAGTTATAGTATCAATCTATTGACTACATTAAGTATATCGGCAATTTCTACGAATGGAACTGTTCGAGGTGGTGGGGCTTACTACATGATATCTAGAAGTTTGGGACCAGAATTTGGTGGCTCTATTGGACTGGTATTCTTTTTGGGACAAGTATTCAATAGTGGTATGAATGCAGTGGGTCTGGTAGAGCCACTATTATACAACTTTGGAGCGAACAAAAATCTATCAGATAATCTAAGCGCAGGCGTAATATGGCCTCTATTACCACAAGGTGAAGTATACTCCTTCATATATGcaacaacaatattatttatttgccTTATGGTTGCCCTAGTTGGCTCACAGACAGTGTCCAGAGCGGGCAACATTCTATTTTTCATCTTATTTGCATCAATTATTTCGATACCTATTTCATTGCTCTTTAAATTGCCATTTACTGAAGGTTTTGTGAAATATACAGGACCTTCTTGGAAAACATTTAAGAACAATCTTTTCCCTCATTTCACTAAAGGTGCAGCAGGATCTTTGCTAAAGGGAAAGGAAAATTTCAGTGATATTTTTGGTGTATTCTTTCCTGCCACAGCAGGTATATTTGCCGGTGCTGGTATGTCAAGTGAGCTTCGAAAACCTTCTAAATCAATACCTAAAGGGACTTTGTGGGGCTTATTGTTCACTATTATTTGCTATTCAGTAGTCGTTATGTCTATGGGTTGCTCTATTCCAAGAAATACACTATATAAGGAACTACAAGTTATCCAATCAGTGAGTGTTGTCCAATGGCTAATTTTTTCCGGTGAATTAGCTACCTCActattttctattattgTTGGTATGGTTGGTGCTGCTTATATTTTAGTGGCAATAGCAAAGGATTCGATATTTCCAGGTTTAAAAGTCTTTAATAAACACCCGCTATCAGCATTATTATTTACTTGGTTTTCAACACAACTTTGTTTATTTCTAGATGTGAACAAAATTGCAAACTTCATAACAATGACATTCTTAATGACATTTGCTGTTATGAATCTGGCATGCTTTTTACTGAGTATATCTTCGGCACCGAATTTTAGACcatctttcaaatattttaacAGGTACACTGCACTTTTCGGTACTATCTCATCTGTGATTGCGATGCTTATTGTGGATGGCCTATCAGCATCAGAATTAATCTCTGCTATGACCATTCTGTTTCTGCtaattcattatttttgcCCTCCAAAATCTTGGGGGGATGTTTCTCAGAATCTGATTTATCACCAAGTAAGGAAATATCTACTAAGACTAAAACAAGACAACATCAAATATTGGAGACCtcaaattttgttatttgtaGATGACCCTAGGAGTAGCTGgaatttaattttattttgtaacCATTTAAAAAAAGGTGGTCTCTACATTTTAGGTCATGTTACTGTAGTGAATAACTTCCAAAAACAACTGGATAACATAAAGAAACAACAGAAGGCGTGGATGAAGATCAGGGATATAACAAAAATCAAAGCGTTTGTGCAAATAGGTACTGGTCCGTCATTGAACTGGGGTGTCAGAAACGTATTTCTTGGATCTGGATTAGGTGGAATGAAACCTAACATAACCGTTCTTGGTGCATATtacttgaaaaattacaaaaataaaggaCCCGAATCTGGATCTGCAAGTTTGTCTCAGTCACGGATTTCAATGAACTCTTTGAAGGCCATTAAAAGTCAGAAAATGATAGATGCAAAAATGAATTTACCCACAGCACTTCCAACCGATGCCTATGAAAATAAGGTTAAGGTTACACCCACACAATGGGTTCAAATGATTGAAGATTTATCACTTATGCAGTCCAACATTGCCATTGCTCATGGCTTCAGAGATTTAGATATTCCTCAAAGAGATGGAATAAAACAAGCCTCAAAAAGAGTGATAGATCTATATCCAATTCAAATGTGTGGAAAGCTAGAAAGTGATGGTAATAGACCTTCGTTAGTTTCTACTAATCTTGATACGTATACTTTAATTTTACAGTTAGGGGCAATTTTGGTAACAGTTCCTGATTGGAAAGAAACACACGTTCTAAGAgttattttatttgcaGAAAATGTCAATACAGTTAAAAACGATATCGAGAACATGCAAAAATTACTTGATGTATTACGTATTCAAGCTGAAGTAATTGCTGTGACTTTGGACCAGTTTAGGGTCTATAACACAATTGTGCATGGTGAGCCATCTGCTTTTGAATACGTCAATCGCGTCCTTGAGGATGATGATTGGTGGAATGACCTGGTTGATGCCAGAAGAACATTAAATCCTAAACGCCGGTTTTCAACAGCTGATGGTGGTATAACTGGGAACAAAACCATTAAGactgaaaaatataaggTTGCTGGCCTACAAAAATTAGGTGTTAATCTGAAATTAAGTTCGAGTGTTCCTAACCAGCAGATAATAAGTCCATATGAAAGTGAAATATCTGATACGGAGTCTACTACGACATCTAAACCAACATCCACAAGTACTTTGACCTTGAACGGATTATTTCGGAACCAAAATGGAATATATCATAAAAATGACAGGAGAGTCATGTCTCATAATCTTGATTCAAGTAGTGGCAAGAAAACACTTCCGGTATTTAGCACCGGGAAATTACCTAAAACAAAGGTGCTTGAAGACGGTATTGGTGACAAGCCCACATTAATCCCAGTAATTGATACCAACGATCCAAATGAACGGCAGTCTCGAAAGCAGGATCTTCCAGAACTGTCTCCTCTAAACTCTAATGAAAGCTTAGTAAAATTAATGgaaaacataaaatttgatgatcTTCCAAGCCGAGCTCAACACCTAATCCTAAATGATGTTATGATCAATTTATCTAAACATTCCAGTTTGCTATTTTCAACATTACCGCTACCACAACTAGGAACACACAAAGATGAAACAGCAAGTATGGAGTATATTGAAAATCTTGACATATGGCTTGATGGATTACCACCTACTATGCTAATTAACGCTCAAATGATGACCGTAACTACTGCATTATAA